The Deltaproteobacteria bacterium genome window below encodes:
- a CDS encoding acyl--CoA ligase, with protein sequence MRLFELLRQSAARWPDKPAAVFPGRESISFAELDRRSDQVALRLRRVGVGAGDRVAMFHDNSLPALVWFWGILKSGAQNVDVPTLAGRATIQGVLDEARPRAIAVDAKQLPKILDGEEPVKLPPIWLSTADAEPFAKAREAGLHVLDDILAHERGERFEPDGDADDVAMIVYTSGTTGRPNGVMLSHTNFISNLAAANELMQRSDRDSILVVVPLYYIHGRMQLLLHAMLGGTVYFSAGFQFPQKVLMELTEYGTTGFSGVPYHFKQLLDRSKIAATPPPALEYVLVTGGALTPDELDRLHGAIPGAAIHLAYGQTEAAPRITWVGPDDLFRKRGGLGRALPGVTLEILGGDGEPVGANVVGEVVASGPNIMKGYVSGDERALGKIDERGRLRTGDLGYLDDDGHLFLAGRSSEMIKSAGERIFPQEIEGVIAKHPRVREVAVIGLPDPMLGERIAAYVCLSEGPAVELAEFRQHCLSALPFVRVPRTFEIVDDLPRTDSGKVSRAKLKQQVLGKPAEPV encoded by the coding sequence ATGCGTCTGTTCGAGCTGCTCCGCCAAAGTGCCGCGCGCTGGCCCGACAAGCCCGCCGCGGTGTTCCCCGGTCGTGAAAGCATCAGCTTCGCCGAGCTCGATCGGCGCAGCGATCAGGTGGCGCTGCGCCTGCGCCGGGTCGGCGTGGGGGCCGGCGATCGCGTGGCGATGTTCCACGACAACTCGCTGCCGGCGCTGGTGTGGTTCTGGGGCATCTTGAAGTCGGGCGCGCAGAACGTCGACGTGCCGACCTTGGCCGGCCGCGCGACCATCCAGGGCGTGCTCGACGAGGCGCGACCGCGGGCGATCGCGGTCGATGCGAAGCAGCTGCCGAAGATCCTCGACGGCGAGGAGCCGGTGAAGCTGCCGCCGATCTGGCTCTCGACCGCCGACGCCGAGCCGTTCGCGAAGGCCCGCGAGGCCGGGTTGCACGTGCTCGATGACATCCTCGCCCACGAACGCGGCGAGCGCTTCGAGCCGGACGGCGACGCCGACGACGTCGCGATGATCGTCTACACCTCGGGCACCACCGGCCGTCCCAACGGCGTGATGCTCAGCCACACCAACTTCATCTCCAACCTCGCCGCCGCCAACGAGCTGATGCAGCGCTCGGATCGCGACAGCATCTTGGTGGTGGTGCCGCTCTATTACATCCACGGCCGCATGCAGCTGCTGCTGCACGCGATGCTCGGCGGTACGGTGTACTTCTCGGCCGGCTTCCAGTTCCCCCAGAAGGTGCTGATGGAGCTCACCGAGTACGGCACCACCGGCTTCTCGGGCGTGCCGTACCACTTCAAGCAGCTGCTCGATCGCAGCAAGATCGCCGCGACGCCGCCGCCGGCCCTCGAGTACGTGCTCGTCACCGGCGGCGCGCTCACGCCCGACGAGCTCGATCGACTGCACGGGGCGATCCCCGGCGCCGCCATCCATCTCGCGTACGGGCAGACCGAGGCCGCGCCGCGCATCACGTGGGTCGGCCCCGACGATCTATTCCGCAAGCGCGGCGGACTCGGCCGCGCGCTGCCGGGCGTGACGCTCGAGATCCTCGGCGGCGACGGCGAGCCGGTCGGCGCCAACGTGGTCGGCGAGGTGGTCGCGTCGGGCCCCAACATCATGAAGGGCTACGTGTCCGGCGACGAGCGGGCGCTGGGCAAGATCGACGAGCGCGGTCGCCTGCGCACCGGCGACCTCGGCTACCTCGACGACGACGGCCACCTGTTCCTGGCCGGTCGCAGCTCCGAGATGATCAAGAGCGCTGGCGAGCGCATCTTCCCGCAGGAGATCGAGGGCGTGATCGCCAAGCACCCGCGGGTGCGCGAGGTCGCCGTGATCGGGCTGCCCGATCCGATGCTCGGCGAGCGCATCGCCGCCTACGTGTGCCTGAGCGAGGGCCCGGCGGTCGAGCTGGCTGAGTTCCGCCAGCACTGCCTGTCGGCGCTGCCGTTCGTGCGCGTGCCTCGGACCTTCGAGATCGTCGACGACCTGCCGCGCACCGACTCCGGCAAGGTCAGCCGCGCCAAGCTCAAGCAGCAGGTGCTCGGCAAGCCCGCGGAGCCGGTGTGA
- a CDS encoding UbiD family decarboxylase, with amino-acid sequence MTTPSDADLRSFLAAVKGARPSDLLRVEHEVDPEHETAAILTLLEGRQRSPILYFEHVRGCAWPLVTNVCGSMGRLALGLGCGIKEVAARYADAARRPHPPVVVEDAAVHACAMEGDAVDLHRFPALRYHEDDAPQPYLTAAIVVARDPDDGVTNLSYHRLMIAGRDRCGIYIEPGRHLDGILRKHVAAGRDLPVAVILGAHPAWSLGALFSGPAATDEYDIIGGMLGAPLPVVRCRHDRELLVPANAEFVLEGRIAVGETMDEGPFGEFTGYGTGRTRSPVLHVSAIRHREQPIVQDIVSGHLEHLMLSMPALEHRCLRDATAVAPGVTKVALVAPLTAVVALRKQDDDEPRRIADALLQDVYSKVVIVVDDDVEPSDMARVMAAIALSCQPHRHVRVIEGLRGTPLDPSCVDEHGTSSKLAIDATRPLAPVRAVTKNRIPQAVLDRIDLAALLGRR; translated from the coding sequence GTGACGACGCCCTCCGACGCCGACCTGCGCTCGTTCCTCGCCGCGGTGAAGGGCGCGCGCCCGTCGGACCTGCTGCGGGTCGAGCACGAGGTCGACCCCGAGCACGAGACCGCCGCGATCCTCACGCTGCTCGAAGGCCGCCAGCGCTCGCCGATCCTCTACTTCGAGCACGTGCGCGGCTGCGCGTGGCCGCTGGTCACCAACGTGTGCGGCTCGATGGGGCGGCTGGCGCTCGGGCTCGGCTGCGGCATCAAGGAGGTCGCGGCCCGCTACGCCGACGCGGCCCGCCGTCCGCACCCGCCGGTGGTGGTCGAGGACGCCGCGGTGCATGCGTGCGCGATGGAGGGCGACGCGGTCGACCTCCATCGCTTCCCGGCGCTGCGCTACCACGAAGACGACGCGCCGCAGCCGTACCTCACCGCGGCGATCGTGGTCGCACGCGACCCGGACGATGGTGTCACCAACCTCAGCTACCACCGCCTGATGATCGCCGGACGCGATCGCTGCGGCATCTACATCGAGCCCGGTCGCCACCTCGACGGCATCCTGCGCAAGCACGTGGCGGCCGGCCGTGATCTGCCGGTCGCGGTGATCCTTGGCGCCCATCCGGCGTGGAGCCTGGGCGCGCTGTTCTCGGGGCCGGCCGCGACCGACGAGTACGACATCATCGGCGGCATGCTCGGCGCGCCGCTGCCGGTGGTGCGCTGCCGGCACGATCGCGAGCTGCTGGTGCCCGCCAACGCCGAGTTCGTGCTCGAGGGCCGCATCGCGGTCGGCGAGACCATGGACGAGGGCCCGTTCGGCGAGTTCACCGGCTACGGCACCGGTCGCACCCGCTCACCGGTGCTGCACGTCAGCGCGATCCGTCACCGCGAGCAGCCGATCGTGCAAGACATCGTCTCGGGCCACCTCGAGCACCTGATGCTGTCGATGCCCGCGCTCGAGCACCGCTGCCTGCGCGATGCGACCGCGGTCGCACCCGGTGTCACCAAGGTCGCGCTGGTGGCCCCGCTCACCGCAGTGGTGGCGTTGCGCAAGCAGGACGACGACGAACCGCGGCGCATCGCCGACGCGCTGCTGCAGGATGTCTACAGCAAGGTCGTGATCGTCGTCGACGACGACGTCGAGCCCTCCGACATGGCGCGGGTCATGGCTGCGATTGCGCTGTCGTGTCAGCCCCACCGCCACGTGCGGGTCATCGAGGGCCTGCGCGGGACCCCGCTCGATCCTTCGTGCGTCGACGAGCACGGCACCAGCAGCAAGCTGGCGATCGACGCCACCCGGCCGCTCGCGCCGGTGCGCGCGGTGACGAAGAATCGCATCCCGCAGGCGGTGCTCGATCGCATCGATCTGGCGGCGCTGCTCGGGCGGCGGTGA
- a CDS encoding cation:proton antiporter, giving the protein MSQAMGLVAVGAVSPFVQDLAIALGVAAVTSALCRRFGQPAVLGYLLAGLIVGPYLPVPLFADPARMQALSEFGVVLVMFGIGLHFSPADLSKAIPRAGVVGLVQISLMAWFGLVIGGLLGFTTLGSLFLGAGLSISSTMVVAKALADTPVSEPVVELVYGVLVIQDLVAVVMIAALTTAASGAGLQAGELALTIAQLLGFLLALVAAGSIVVPRLLRPVAAMGHPETLLVVAVGLCFVLGMVAVQAGYSVALGAFVAGSLVAQSGIGERVETLVTPVRDLFAAVFFVSIGMMVDPAVVPSVGLIALGLSVVIVVGQLVAVTLAGFLGGRRLRVALQAGLVLGQIGEFSFILAQLGADKGVVDPRLVPMIVLAAIVTAMTTPVAIRHADAIAGFVERRLPARAHTVIALWGTWLEALRKAQAGRRIEGVRRWILLALVDAAIVVAILVGTAIVEPRLEVWLAKLGVGLEGSAIVIGIGSAFACAPFVIGIIRCVRALATALAEAALPRPNATDGERPVTDLAFAPRQVLRVVIGLFASLALALPMMAITQPFVPPWIAAPLVLALLALVVVTLARRAGALDGHVRAGAQVVSELLRRGAQAAAPTEAATEDTRFDQVLPGLGDITPCTLAATSSACGRTLGQIDLRGRTGAIVLAIERDDAHIVVPSSAQELRAGDVLALVGSREAIAAALELLKA; this is encoded by the coding sequence GTGAGCCAGGCGATGGGGCTCGTCGCCGTCGGCGCGGTGTCGCCGTTCGTGCAGGACCTCGCGATCGCGCTGGGCGTCGCGGCGGTGACCTCGGCGCTGTGTCGACGCTTCGGTCAGCCGGCGGTGCTGGGCTACCTGCTGGCCGGGCTCATCGTCGGGCCGTACCTGCCGGTGCCTTTGTTCGCGGACCCCGCGCGCATGCAGGCGCTGTCGGAGTTCGGGGTGGTGCTCGTCATGTTCGGCATCGGGCTGCACTTCAGCCCCGCCGACCTCTCGAAGGCGATCCCACGCGCGGGCGTGGTCGGCTTGGTGCAGATCAGCCTGATGGCGTGGTTCGGGCTGGTGATCGGCGGGCTGCTGGGCTTCACGACCCTCGGCAGCTTGTTCCTCGGCGCGGGTCTGTCGATCTCGAGCACGATGGTGGTGGCCAAGGCATTGGCCGATACGCCGGTGTCCGAGCCGGTGGTCGAGCTGGTCTACGGCGTGCTGGTGATCCAAGACCTCGTTGCCGTGGTGATGATTGCGGCGCTCACGACCGCGGCCTCGGGGGCCGGGCTGCAGGCCGGCGAGCTCGCGCTGACGATCGCGCAGCTGCTCGGCTTCCTGCTCGCACTGGTGGCGGCGGGCTCGATCGTGGTGCCGCGGTTGCTGCGGCCGGTGGCGGCGATGGGCCACCCCGAGACGCTGCTCGTGGTCGCGGTCGGACTCTGCTTCGTGCTCGGCATGGTGGCGGTGCAGGCCGGCTACTCGGTCGCGCTCGGTGCCTTCGTGGCGGGCTCGTTGGTCGCACAGTCGGGCATCGGCGAGCGCGTCGAGACGCTGGTGACGCCGGTGCGAGACCTGTTCGCGGCGGTGTTCTTCGTGTCGATCGGCATGATGGTCGATCCCGCGGTGGTTCCTTCCGTGGGTCTGATCGCGCTGGGGCTGTCGGTGGTCATCGTGGTCGGGCAGCTGGTCGCGGTCACGCTGGCCGGCTTCCTCGGCGGGCGACGGCTGCGGGTCGCGCTGCAGGCCGGCCTGGTGCTGGGGCAGATCGGCGAGTTCTCGTTCATCCTCGCGCAGCTCGGCGCCGACAAGGGCGTGGTCGATCCGCGGCTGGTACCGATGATCGTGCTGGCCGCGATCGTGACCGCGATGACGACCCCGGTCGCGATCCGGCACGCCGATGCGATCGCGGGCTTCGTCGAGCGACGGCTGCCCGCGCGGGCCCACACCGTGATCGCGCTGTGGGGCACGTGGCTCGAGGCGCTGCGCAAGGCCCAGGCCGGTCGACGCATCGAGGGCGTGCGCCGGTGGATCCTGCTGGCGCTCGTCGATGCCGCGATCGTGGTGGCGATCCTCGTCGGCACTGCGATCGTCGAGCCCCGGCTCGAGGTGTGGCTGGCCAAGCTCGGCGTCGGTCTCGAGGGCAGCGCGATCGTGATCGGCATCGGCAGTGCGTTCGCGTGCGCGCCGTTCGTGATCGGCATCATCCGCTGCGTGCGGGCGCTGGCGACCGCGCTGGCCGAGGCCGCGCTGCCGCGACCGAATGCGACCGATGGCGAGCGACCGGTCACCGATCTCGCGTTCGCGCCGCGGCAGGTGCTGCGGGTGGTCATCGGGCTGTTCGCCTCGCTGGCGCTGGCGCTGCCGATGATGGCGATCACGCAGCCGTTCGTGCCGCCGTGGATCGCCGCGCCGCTGGTGCTCGCGCTGCTGGCTCTGGTGGTGGTCACGCTGGCGCGCCGCGCCGGTGCGCTCGATGGCCACGTGCGGGCGGGCGCGCAGGTGGTCTCGGAGCTGCTGCGTCGCGGCGCGCAGGCGGCCGCACCGACGGAGGCGGCGACCGAGGACACGCGCTTCGATCAAGTGCTGCCGGGGCTCGGCGACATCACGCCGTGCACGTTGGCCGCGACCTCGTCGGCCTGCGGGCGCACGCTCGGGCAGATCGATCTGCGCGGCCGCACCGGCGCGATCGTGCTGGCGATCGAGCGCGACGACGCCCACATCGTGGTGCCGTCGTCGGCCCAAGAGCTGCGCGCCGGCGACGTGCTCGCGCTGGTCGGCTCGCGCGAGGCCATCGCCGCCGCGCTCGAGCTGCTGAAGGCGTGA
- a CDS encoding FAD-binding protein, translating to MKRYETDVLIIGGGGAATAATIAAHEAGARTLLAVKGQFGVPGVRGAGATSNPKADFWTIRTVGPKGGLFNPPDATWADMVQAGLGTADAKLCRVFVDEVADAIKRLRGMGMKFQSKMLATMPASPDTKGTNNIVQIQKAVIAGTNTQVVEHANLTDLIVENGRCFGAVGVDDDGEPFVIDAGAVVLATGGVGQLFQYSFNPPGNTGDGYAMALRAGAELFNMEFMQQGLATTWPTQAMIMLYEMPEPYRMFNRHGKSFVHEYLPDGLSLQEVSNLKAYHWPVSSRDAAIHLDRAIHGEVLAGRATEHDAVLLDLSGTKRGFQPEVFVEYMHGIGIDLERDLLQIQLHHHTSNGGVRIDEHGHSRVVGLFACGETCGWQGADRLGGTMLGGSQVFGWRAGGQAAHVAKDRPGPQLRQDGLDALLLQRVAKLRATGGKTRPGALLPALQRTMWRELLVEKDATKLARARAFVQEQRARIDDDLCIGEPFDVALAFEQRNLLDVAEVIIGAAEFRTESRGSHVRADYPERDDAQWLTNVFATREGETLSLRKQWVNESWSSQDGDIRIRPWG from the coding sequence ATGAAGCGTTACGAGACCGACGTGCTGATCATCGGCGGCGGCGGAGCGGCGACGGCCGCGACCATCGCGGCCCACGAGGCGGGCGCGCGCACGCTGCTGGCGGTCAAGGGGCAGTTCGGCGTGCCCGGCGTGCGCGGGGCCGGGGCCACCAGCAACCCCAAGGCGGACTTCTGGACCATTCGCACCGTCGGCCCCAAGGGCGGTCTCTTCAACCCGCCCGACGCGACCTGGGCCGACATGGTCCAGGCCGGGCTCGGCACCGCCGACGCCAAGCTGTGCCGCGTGTTCGTGGACGAGGTCGCCGATGCAATCAAGCGCCTGCGCGGCATGGGCATGAAGTTCCAGAGCAAGATGCTCGCGACCATGCCGGCCTCGCCCGACACCAAGGGCACCAACAACATCGTGCAGATCCAGAAGGCGGTGATCGCCGGCACCAACACCCAGGTGGTCGAGCACGCCAACCTCACCGATCTCATCGTCGAGAACGGCCGCTGCTTCGGCGCGGTCGGGGTCGACGACGACGGCGAGCCCTTCGTCATCGATGCCGGCGCGGTGGTGCTGGCGACTGGCGGCGTGGGCCAGCTGTTCCAGTACAGCTTCAACCCGCCCGGCAACACCGGCGACGGCTACGCGATGGCGCTGCGGGCCGGTGCCGAGCTCTTCAACATGGAGTTCATGCAGCAGGGGCTCGCGACCACGTGGCCGACCCAGGCGATGATCATGCTGTACGAGATGCCGGAGCCGTACCGGATGTTCAACCGGCACGGCAAGTCGTTCGTGCACGAGTACCTGCCCGACGGGTTGTCGCTGCAAGAGGTGAGCAACCTGAAGGCCTACCACTGGCCGGTGTCGAGCCGCGACGCTGCGATCCACCTCGATCGCGCGATCCATGGCGAGGTGCTCGCGGGGCGCGCGACCGAGCACGACGCGGTGCTGCTCGATCTCTCCGGCACCAAGCGCGGCTTCCAGCCCGAGGTGTTCGTCGAGTACATGCACGGCATCGGCATCGATCTCGAGCGCGACCTGCTGCAGATCCAGCTGCACCACCACACCAGCAACGGCGGCGTGCGCATCGACGAACACGGCCACTCACGGGTGGTGGGCTTGTTCGCGTGCGGCGAGACCTGCGGCTGGCAGGGCGCCGATCGCCTCGGCGGTACCATGCTCGGCGGCTCGCAGGTGTTCGGCTGGCGTGCCGGTGGCCAGGCCGCCCACGTCGCGAAGGATCGCCCGGGCCCGCAGCTGCGCCAAGACGGCCTCGATGCGCTGCTGCTGCAGCGTGTCGCGAAGCTGCGGGCGACCGGCGGCAAGACCCGCCCGGGCGCGCTGCTGCCCGCGCTGCAGCGCACGATGTGGCGCGAGCTGCTGGTCGAGAAGGACGCCACCAAGCTCGCGCGTGCGCGGGCGTTCGTGCAGGAGCAGCGCGCGCGGATCGACGACGACCTCTGCATCGGCGAGCCCTTCGACGTCGCGCTGGCGTTCGAACAGCGCAACCTGCTCGACGTCGCCGAGGTCATCATCGGTGCCGCGGAGTTCCGCACCGAGAGCCGTGGCTCACACGTGCGCGCCGACTACCCCGAGCGGGATGACGCGCAGTGGCTCACCAACGTGTTCGCGACCCGCGAGGGCGAGACGCTGTCGCTGCGCAAGCAGTGGGTGAACGAGTCGTGGTCCTCGCAGGACGGCGACATCCGCATCCGCCCCTGGGGCTAG
- a CDS encoding fructosamine kinase family protein, with protein MHSREPPKAVIEQLDALLGGAAGRVRPTTGGDSFASWFVERGDVRLFVKVGRPGDAPWLAAEAEGLQWLAAAQAVRVPAVRGLGSDDTPWLALEWIDVHPATADAQAELGRALARLHRAGAPSCGHGRDNFMGRVPQDNRIDDEWARFYGERRLLPLVRRTRDAGSLEAPLAAAIEGVVARLPALVGPPEPPARLHGDLWAGNVLFDAARAPVLVDPAVYGGHREVDLAMMRLFGGFARACFDAYDEVAPLAPGAAERVPLYQLYPLLVHVAMFGDSWCGRLASCVDALR; from the coding sequence ATGCACTCGCGTGAGCCACCGAAGGCGGTGATCGAGCAGCTCGACGCGCTGCTCGGCGGCGCAGCCGGGCGCGTGCGGCCGACCACCGGTGGCGACAGCTTCGCGAGCTGGTTCGTGGAGCGCGGCGACGTGCGCCTGTTCGTGAAGGTGGGCCGACCCGGCGACGCGCCGTGGCTGGCGGCCGAGGCCGAGGGCCTGCAGTGGCTCGCCGCGGCCCAGGCCGTGCGCGTGCCGGCCGTGCGCGGGCTCGGCTCGGACGACACACCATGGCTCGCGCTCGAGTGGATCGACGTGCACCCGGCGACCGCCGACGCGCAGGCCGAGCTCGGTCGGGCGCTGGCGCGGCTGCACCGCGCGGGCGCTCCGAGCTGCGGCCACGGGCGCGACAACTTCATGGGCCGAGTGCCCCAGGACAACCGGATCGACGACGAGTGGGCGCGCTTCTACGGCGAGCGGCGACTGCTACCGCTGGTGCGACGCACCCGCGACGCCGGCAGCCTCGAGGCCCCGCTCGCCGCTGCGATCGAGGGCGTGGTTGCGCGGCTGCCTGCGCTCGTGGGCCCGCCCGAGCCGCCCGCGCGCCTGCACGGCGATCTGTGGGCGGGCAACGTCCTGTTCGATGCAGCACGGGCGCCGGTGCTCGTCGATCCCGCCGTCTACGGTGGCCACCGCGAGGTCGACCTCGCGATGATGCGGCTGTTCGGTGGGTTCGCGCGGGCGTGCTTCGACGCCTACGATGAGGTCGCGCCGTTGGCCCCCGGCGCAGCCGAGCGCGTGCCGCTGTATCAGCTCTATCCGCTGCTCGTCCACGTCGCGATGTTCGGCGACAGCTGGTGCGGCCGCCTGGCCAGCTGCGTCGACGCGTTGCGGTGA
- a CDS encoding low molecular weight phosphotyrosine protein phosphatase — MSEAGVVRVCFVCHGNICRSPTAEGVMLQLVERAGLRDRIAIDSAGVSGEHEGERADPRSRAVAEARGVPLPSRARRFVPADFDRFDLVVAMDRDNRRRLLTLTRDAAAAKKVVLLGRFEPGVRDDDGAADVPDPWYGGPAGFDEVFDQCERGCAGLLAFLRERHALA; from the coding sequence GTGAGCGAAGCGGGCGTCGTCCGGGTGTGCTTCGTGTGCCACGGCAACATCTGTCGCTCACCGACGGCCGAGGGCGTGATGCTGCAGCTGGTCGAGCGTGCCGGCCTGCGGGACCGCATCGCGATCGACAGTGCCGGCGTGTCGGGGGAGCACGAGGGCGAGCGCGCCGATCCGCGCAGCCGTGCGGTCGCCGAGGCCCGCGGCGTGCCGCTACCCTCGCGGGCCCGTCGCTTCGTGCCCGCCGACTTCGATCGTTTCGATCTCGTGGTCGCGATGGATCGCGACAATCGACGACGGCTCCTGACGCTGACGCGCGACGCGGCCGCTGCGAAGAAGGTCGTGCTGCTCGGCCGCTTCGAGCCCGGCGTGCGTGACGACGACGGGGCCGCCGACGTGCCCGACCCCTGGTACGGTGGACCGGCGGGCTTCGACGAGGTGTTCGACCAGTGCGAGCGCGGCTGCGCGGGCCTGCTGGCGTTCCTGCGCGAGCGCCATGCACTCGCGTGA